A section of the Bifidobacterium sp. ESL0728 genome encodes:
- the nth gene encoding endonuclease III, translating into MPRETKQQRAERIHAEYDVLCQMFPEAMCTLDYETPFHLLVATVLSAQTTDVRVNSVTPELFRDYGTPETLAVADPERIEDIIHPLGFYHTKSAHIIELAAQIVRDFDGVVPQTMEELTTLSGVGRKTANVVLGDAFGVPGFPVDTHVIRVTGRLRWRTDWRNKHPDPVKVEKEITQYFEPSEWSNLSHRLILFGRSVCTARNPDCESCLLNDTCPSAFHPL; encoded by the coding sequence ATGCCCAGGGAAACCAAGCAGCAACGCGCCGAGCGCATTCACGCCGAATACGACGTGCTGTGCCAAATGTTCCCCGAAGCAATGTGCACGCTCGACTACGAAACCCCGTTCCACCTGCTCGTCGCCACCGTCCTGAGCGCGCAGACCACCGACGTGCGGGTCAACAGCGTCACGCCTGAATTGTTCCGCGACTACGGTACACCGGAAACGCTGGCGGTGGCGGATCCGGAACGCATCGAGGATATCATTCACCCGCTCGGTTTCTACCATACGAAATCCGCTCATATCATCGAGCTGGCCGCGCAGATCGTCCGCGATTTCGACGGCGTGGTGCCCCAGACGATGGAGGAGCTGACCACGCTTTCCGGCGTCGGCCGCAAAACAGCGAACGTCGTTCTGGGAGATGCGTTCGGCGTACCCGGCTTTCCTGTCGACACGCACGTCATCCGCGTCACCGGTCGGCTGCGCTGGCGCACCGACTGGCGCAACAAGCACCCGGACCCGGTCAAAGTCGAAAAGGAAATCACGCAGTATTTCGAGCCGTCGGAGTGGTCGAACCTTTCCCACCGCCTCATCCTCTTCGGCCGCAGCGTGTGCACCGCTCGCAATCCCGACTGCGAATCCTGCCTGTTGAACGACACCTGCCCTTCCGCATTCCATCCGCTCTGA
- a CDS encoding response regulator transcription factor, with translation MTDLTLMTMSPNPASVLPSLALLSYRVRVLPMDAASLVKLPESTILFLDARDDLANAKTLCNLIHASGLSIPIIPIITEGGFTAINIQWGVADVVVSNASPAEVEGRLRLICERGKATPTMSRASAEQDNYREDGQIRSGDLVVDTKGYTATLNGEPVNLAYKEFELLKYLVQHPHRVFTRAQLLQEVWGYDYYGGTRTVDVHVRRLRAKLGGEYEHMIGTVRNVGYRFDPPDSDGDADTDGNDATDAGDSTDTSNTGNL, from the coding sequence ATGACCGATTTAACATTGATGACGATGTCCCCCAATCCTGCCAGCGTGCTGCCAAGCCTTGCCCTGCTTTCCTACCGCGTGCGCGTGCTGCCGATGGACGCCGCGAGTCTCGTGAAACTTCCCGAAAGCACCATCCTTTTCCTTGATGCGCGCGACGACCTCGCCAATGCCAAGACCCTGTGCAACTTGATCCATGCCTCTGGTCTTTCCATCCCGATTATTCCCATTATTACCGAAGGCGGCTTCACCGCCATCAACATCCAGTGGGGGGTAGCCGACGTCGTGGTGAGCAACGCCTCCCCCGCCGAAGTCGAAGGTCGGTTGCGCCTGATCTGCGAGCGCGGCAAAGCCACACCAACAATGTCCCGTGCTTCGGCAGAACAAGATAATTATCGTGAAGACGGGCAGATTCGTTCTGGCGACCTGGTGGTGGATACGAAGGGCTACACGGCCACGCTCAATGGCGAGCCGGTCAATCTGGCCTACAAGGAATTCGAGCTTCTGAAATACCTCGTCCAGCACCCGCACCGCGTGTTCACCCGCGCGCAGTTGCTGCAGGAAGTGTGGGGTTACGACTACTACGGCGGCACGCGAACCGTGGACGTCCATGTGCGCCGTCTGCGCGCCAAGCTCGGCGGCGAATACGAGCATATGATCGGCACCGTGCGCAACGTGGGCTATCGTTTCGACCCGCCGGATAGCGACGGCGATGCCGATACTGACGGCAACGACGCCACTGACGCAGGCGATAGCACTGATACCAGCAATACCGGCAATCTATGA
- a CDS encoding manganese efflux pump MntP family protein, with protein sequence MIVEILLIAVSVSMDAFAIAIGKGLATKHVRPLNAVKTALWFGGFQALFPILGYFFASLFGKYVEAVDHWIIFGLLALIGGNMIREAFGEPEEDAKETAQFDWRHMAPLAIACSIDAFAVGVSFQFMPLNIWGAAAIIGVITGAFSIAGLYLGHVIGVKWQQTAQIIGGIVLILIGLKTLLEHLGIIAW encoded by the coding sequence ATGATCGTCGAAATTCTGCTTATCGCGGTGTCCGTTTCCATGGATGCCTTCGCCATAGCCATCGGCAAGGGGCTGGCCACCAAACATGTCAGGCCGCTCAATGCCGTCAAAACAGCGCTCTGGTTTGGCGGGTTCCAAGCGCTCTTCCCCATTCTGGGTTACTTTTTCGCTTCACTGTTCGGCAAGTACGTTGAGGCCGTAGACCATTGGATTATCTTCGGCCTGCTCGCGCTGATCGGCGGCAATATGATTCGCGAGGCATTCGGCGAGCCAGAAGAGGACGCCAAGGAGACCGCACAATTCGACTGGCGTCACATGGCGCCGTTGGCCATCGCCTGCAGCATCGACGCGTTTGCAGTGGGCGTGAGTTTCCAGTTCATGCCGCTCAATATTTGGGGAGCGGCCGCCATCATCGGCGTCATCACTGGCGCCTTCTCCATCGCCGGCCTTTACTTGGGCCACGTTATCGGCGTGAAATGGCAGCAGACCGCGCAGATCATCGGCGGCATCGTCCTCATCCTCATCGGCCTGAAAACACTGCTGGAACACCTCGGCATCATCGCTTGGTAA
- a CDS encoding inorganic diphosphatase, which produces MAETFNVLVEIPRGSKNKYEMDEETGRIKLDRTLFTAMGYPDDYGYIEDTLGEDGDPLDALVMIPNSVFPGCEIKCRAVALYHMEDEEGGDDKVLCVPADVRFDDIKDVDDVNEYHKAEIKHFFEQYKALEPGKEVMPGDYWTGVEEAEKQIKAARERLAASKK; this is translated from the coding sequence GGCTGAAACGTTCAATGTCCTCGTCGAGATCCCGCGCGGATCGAAGAACAAGTATGAGATGGACGAGGAGACCGGCCGCATCAAGCTCGACCGCACCCTCTTCACCGCGATGGGTTACCCGGATGACTACGGCTACATCGAGGATACGCTGGGCGAGGACGGTGATCCGCTCGACGCACTCGTGATGATCCCGAACTCGGTCTTCCCGGGCTGCGAAATCAAGTGCCGCGCCGTGGCGCTCTACCACATGGAAGATGAAGAGGGCGGCGACGACAAGGTGCTGTGCGTGCCCGCCGACGTGCGCTTCGACGACATCAAGGATGTCGATGACGTCAACGAGTATCACAAGGCCGAAATCAAGCACTTCTTCGAGCAGTACAAGGCTCTGGAACCCGGCAAGGAAGTCATGCCCGGAGATTACTGGACTGGCGTCGAAGAAGCCGAGAAGCAGATCAAGGCCGCTCGCGAGCGCCTCGCCGCCTCCAAGAAGTGA